In Mixophyes fleayi isolate aMixFle1 chromosome 4, aMixFle1.hap1, whole genome shotgun sequence, the following proteins share a genomic window:
- the LOC142150376 gene encoding olfactory receptor 5AP2-like, which yields MINVTQVRVFAFSGLTDNENLVPFLFVFFLLVYMVTIVGNVGMITVVHKTSKLHTPMYYFLSFLSMVDLCYSSVITPKMFFDLLSKKKSISINGCALQFFSFASLAVTEALLLSNMSYDRYIAICHPLHYVLVMTKKKCLCLVLLASCIGFLQSSVQTSCVFNLQFCGSNLIEHFYCDLLPLLRLSCSRTLPCDMIAVFFTCSCGIGSMLTILISYSLIVSSILCMKSAEGRQKAFSTCSSHLMCVFIFYGTIFFIYLRSPDSVFKKQDKVVSVFYTVVIPMLNPLIYSLRNQEVKMVIMDAVRKYK from the coding sequence ATGATAAATGTGACACAAGTGAGAGTCTTTGCGTTTTCCGGACTAACAGACAATGAAAACCTGGTCCCATTCCTCTTTGTATTCTTCTTGCTTGTTTATATGGTGACCATAGTTGGCAATGTCGGCATGATAACTGTTGTCCATAAGACCTCAAAACTGCACACTCCAATGTACTATTTCCTCAGTTTCCTCTCCATGGTGGACCTCTGTTACTCCTCAGTGATAACACCTAAAATGTTTTTTGACCTTTTGTCCAAGAAAAAGTCCATCTCCATCAATGGATGTGCTCTTCAGTTCTTCTCCTTTGCTTCCCTAGCAGTCACTGAGGCTCTCCTACTCTCAAACATGTCATATGATCGATATATTGCTATCTGCCATCCTCTCCATTATGTTTTAGTAATGACCAAGAAAAAATGTCTGTGTCTGGTTCTCCTTGCCTCATGTATTGGCTTCTTGCAGTCATCAGTGCAGACCAGCTGTGTTTTTAATCTACAATTTTGTGGTTCAAACCTTATTGAGCACTTCTATTGTGACCTCCTTCCGTTGCTCAGATTGTCCTGCTCTAGGACTCTCCCATGTGACATGATAGCTGTATTCTTCACTTGTTCATGTGGTATTGGTTCTATGTTGACAATCCTGATCTCATACTCTCTAATTGTTTCTTCCATTTTATGTATGAAATCTGCTGAGGGCAGGCAGAAAGCCTTCAGTACGTGTTCTTCACATCTCATGTGTGTGTTCATCTTCTATGGGACCATTTTCTTCATTTACTTACGCTCCCCTGACAGTGTCTTTAAGAAACAAGATAAGGTGGTCTCTGTCTTCTACACAGTAGTGATACCAATGTTAAATCCACTCATATACAGTCTGAGGAACCAAGAGGTGAAAATGGTCATTATGGATGCAGTCcgaaaatataaatga